The Macrobrachium nipponense isolate FS-2020 chromosome 7, ASM1510439v2, whole genome shotgun sequence DNA window TTGTCCGTCAAAGAtggttaataataatttataatctcACGCAGCGATTTATGAATACTAATTTTGAGGGGAGCGCAACCTGTTGAAGATATTGAGGTAAATCTTTTTGTAAATGGGTAAATGCTGGCATGCCTACCCTGAATTTATTTTGGacgtgaattttatttatttatttatttattgtgctttgttaaggaaattttttttgtcaggaaatattttactctctctctctctcgtcatctctctctctctctctctatatatatatatatatatagatatatatatatatatatatatatatatatatatatatatatatatatatatacacacatatacatttgaTGCCCAAAGAAAATTTATATGAACTTAAACCTATCAAATGAAATGCgaacatttttatgttaaatgtatacgtctgtttgtgtgtgtgtgtttgagagagagagagagagataaagcctGGCTTGGCTGTTCGTGGTACTAGCAGCGGGTGGGAAGGCGCAGATAAATCAGTGTTAATTAACCTGTCACTCATGGAAAGCCGAAATCTTGCTTCCGTTGGACCTCTGTCAACCCTGACTAAACTTGCGATGATAAATTCGCATCtgatattgcctctctctctctctctctctctctctctctctctctctctctctctcacaactaagaaatatatggtaaatgtgcatacctagatggctatgaggatgattgcagagatctgcatccaaaaatatgtaaaaacctaaaagaaggaaaaggatgtaagttcgacaaaaaatgtaaatatatgcaccctgtagccatgaatcataatcaaatgaataatcaatcaagtaataaaatccgaaataagaaagaaacaaataaagagaggaataaagaatatcaggtaaaagaaaaaagcaagccatcaacgagatatgcagagatgtcagcaaaaaatttcaaagcatcagctccaaaattctactcaagagataataactgtatttattatgcaagaggatagtgcagaaacggagaaaattgcagattcagacacaaaatgaataattatgatgaaggaagatcaaatattatggaaaagttggattttttaatgtcagaatttctggaaatgaaaaaaagaacaacataccagaacaggaaagagatatgggaaaatccttattactaccaatattaaatgaaggagaaaacatgcaaaccatcatagtgatgaatgcgcagggtctagttacgagtaactcaaaaaaaaaaaatagagtcttagaagaactaacccaaattgaaaagaaaatagatataatgaatataagtgaaacctggtattcccaagagactgggaatgatgatcaaataaaagggttccaaacttatagatcagatagaaaaaataggaatcaagggggaaccgcaatatatgggaaagacaaaaaaacaaggaaaaataatataagaaatatagtaactcagaatgtgaaactaatagcggtagaatttgaatctgaaaaattaatgaacatagtaatatatagacctcctaatactaaagagtttgacttaataatagaaaaattggataatatatgtagaaatcacaaggactggactattctcctatctggagacttcaactttcctttcgtagagtggttgtacttatacatataaaaaagagagtaatagtagtgcagaagataagaggcaattcgaaaagctattagatatgctactagaatacaacattcaacaaataaatcacctgccaacaagaaaggaaaatactttagacctagatatttgtgaacgaggtgaattatgttaaagaaataatagtttataatgcgagtatttcagaccataatgtcatagaattaacagtccattccaaagcaagtgaaaacagagataagcaagaaatgaaaaagtgggaaggatatggaaaatacacaacttctacagtaagaatataaaatggacagaaataaatgaagaattaaacaaagattgggataacattttcgtaagtgatgacataagggtaaatacggagatattatataaaatattagagaaaatagtggataaatatataccgaagaagaaaagtaaacatcagtcatgcataccaagagacagaaggatcttgttccagaaaatcagaaagtggaaaaaaggtcttgcaaaagaaaaaaatgcatggaaagttatagaactaaaaagtaagatagaaaatgcagaacaaaagattacacaatcaaaagaaaatgaaaaacgggacttggaagaaaaaaccctaataaatatcaagcaaaaccccaacactattatactcatatgcgaaaaagatgaataaaagaagaatagaaattggccctctaagaattgaagggagattaacgaatgaaaaaaaaggaaatttgcaacatattggcagaacgatataagagagaattcacccctagaatagataatgaagataatgatatagaagtaagggacgaaaatagtgaatatttagctgacatagatattaatgaagctgatattgtgcaggcaattaatgaaattaaaaatggagctgcagcagggcctgatggaattcctgctattttgttaaagaaagcagttcattctatcgcaaagccacttgcaatattattaagacaaagtgtagatacaggcaagatttatgatgagcacaaattagcatataatacccctactttcaaaagtggatcaagactagaggcaagtaattataggcctgtgagtctaacatcacatattatgaaagtgtatgaaagggtaatgaagaaaaatattatgaaacatttaatgaaaatagtttgtttaatataggacaacatggtttcgtacccggaaaaagtacacaaaaacccaatgttagtccaccgtgagaacatattcaaaaatatgaaaagcggaaatgaaacagatgtggtttatctagactttgcaaaagcttttgacaaagtagaccataatatattagcgaagaaaattagaaaacacaatatcgtggataaagtaggaagatggttaaaagaatttttacacaacagaaaacagatagttattgcaaacgatgagaaatcggatgaagctaaggtaatatccggtgtgccacaaggtacggtgttagctgcaatactgtttgttattatgattgaagacatagacagtaatgttaaggattcggtagtgagtagtttcgctgatgacacaagaataagtagagaaattacttgtgatgaagataggaacgctctacaaagagaccttaacaaagtatatgattgggcagaggtaaataggatggtatttaactctgataaatttgaatcaataaattatggagacagagaaggaaagctatatgcaaatgggaggggacctaataatgagacaatcacaaataaggaagcagttaaagaccttggtgtgatgatgaataggaacatgttatgcaatgatcaaatagcaattcttttggcaaaatgtaaagcaaaaatggtaatgttgttacggcacttcaaaacaagaaaagctgaacacatgattatgctttataaaacatatgttcgtagtccacttgaatattgcaatatgatatggtacccacactatcaaaaggatattgctcaaatagagagtgtacaaaggtcctttacagctagaatagaagaagttaaggaccttgactggaaacagatagaaggaatagcagaaaacatcatggaactaaaaatatcagaaagagcaagcagaggtagattaatagtgcccaaaactataccaggaaaaataaggaaagcacacaggacattaatccactatgcaccagcatcgataatgcagcgtctattcaatgcgttgccagctcatctgaggaatatatcaggagtgagcgtagatgtgtttaagaataagctcgacaaatatctaaactgtatcccagaccatccaagattggaagatgcaaaatataccggaagatgtactagcaactctctggtagacattagaggtgcctcacactgagggacctggggcaacctgaacgaactgtaaagtctgtaaggtaaggtctctctctctctctcgttcctggttcctaagtgctcactccaGAAACACAGTTGCtctcttcttcgttttcttcttctttttcctcctcttcttcttcttcgttttcttcttcttctttttcttcataaacTTGGTTCAAATTGACGGCGTCACGATCGTGGATGTTTTTATACGCTTTCtcttataattttcataaataattttgatatttatgtctagcaaaacctctctctctctctctctctctctctctctctctctctctctctctcagcaaagaatttccaagtatcagctccaagatatagctgaagagataaatactgtatttacgatgcaagaggatattgcagataaggagaaaattgcagattcagacacaaaatgaataattatgatgaaggaagatcaaatattttggacaagttggattttttaatgtcagaatttttggaaatgaagaaaagaacaagttaccagaacaggaaagagacgtgggaaaatccttattattacccatattaaatgaaggagaaaacacgcaaaccatcatagtgatgaatgcgcagggtttagttacgagtaactcaaaaagaaatagAGTACTTTAGAAGAACTAatccccaaattgaaaagaaaatagatataatgaatataagtgaaacctgttattcccaagagactgggaatgacgatcaaataaaagggttccaaacttatagatcaaatAGAAAATATAGGAATCAAGTGGGAACCGTGATATatgagaaagacaaaaaacaaggaaaaatatatgagaaatatagtaactcagaatgtgaactaatagcggtagaatttgaatctgaaaaattaattaacattgtaatatatagaccccctaatactaaagagtttgacacaataatagaaaaattggatgatatatgtagaaatcacaaggactggactattctcctatctggagactttaactttcctttcgtagactggaaagaacgaataggagattgtggttgtatttatacatataaaaaagagagtaatagtagtgcagaagataagaggcaattcgaaaagctattagatatgctactagaatacaatattcaacaaataaatcacctgccaacaagaaaggaaaatactttagacctagtatttgtgaacgaggtgaattatgttaaagaaattatagtttataatgcgagtatttcagaccataatgtcatagaattaacagtccattccaaagcaagtgaaaacagatgagcaagaaaggaaaaagtgggaaggatatggaaaatacaacttctacagtaaaaatataaaatggtcagaaataaatgaagaattaaacaaagattgggataaaatttttgtaagtgatgatataaaggtaaatacggagatattatataaaatattagagaaaatagtggataaatatataccgaagaagaaaagtaaacatcagtcatgcataccaagagacagaaggatcttattccagaaaatcagaaaggggaaaaaaggtcttgcaaaagaaaaaaatgcatggaaagtgatcaaactaaaaagtaagatagaaaatgcagagcaaaagattatacaattaaaagaaaatgaaaaatgggacttggaagaaaaaacccttgtaaatatcaagcaaaaccccaaactattgtactcatatgtgaaaaagatgaataaaagaacagaaataggccctctaagaattgaagagagattaacaaatgaaaaaagggaaatatgcaacatattggcagaacgataaaGAGAGAATCAcctctagaattgataatgaagataatgatatagaagtaagggacaaaaatagtgaatatttagctgacatagatattaatgaagctgatattgtgcaggcaattaatgaaattaaaaatggagctgcagcagggcctgatggaattcctgctattttgttaaagaaagtagttcattctatcgcaaagccacttgcaatattattaagacaaagtgtagatacaggcaagatttatgatgagcacaaattagcatatattacccctactttcaaaagtggatcaagactagaggcaagtaattataggcctgtgagtctaacatcacatattatgaaagtgtatgaaagggtaatgaagaaaaatattatgaaacatttaataaaaaataatttgtttaatataggacaacatggtttcgtacccggaaaaagtacacaaacccaattgttagtccaccgtgagaacatattcaaaaatatgaaaagcggaaatgaaacagatgtggtttatctagactttgcaaaagcttttgacaaagtagaccataatatattagcgaagaaaattagaaaacacaatatcgtagataaagtaggaagatggttaaaagaatttttacacaacagaaaacagatagttattgcaaacgatgagaaatcggatgaagccaaggtaatatccggtgtgccacaaggtacggtgttagctgcaatactgtttgttattatgattgaagacatagacagtaatgttaaggattcggtagtgagtagtttcgctgatgacacaagaataagtagagaaattacttgtgatgaagataggaacgctctacaaagagaccttaacaaagtatatgattgggcagaggtaaataggatggtatttaactctgataaatttgaatcaataaattatggagacagagaaggggacctaataatgagacaatcacaaataaggaagcagttaaagaccttggtgtgatgatgaatatggaacatgttatgcatgatcaaatagcaattctattggcaaaatgtaaagcaaaaatgggaatgttgttacggcgcttcaaaacaagaaaagctgaatacatgattatgctttataaaacatatgttcatagtccgcttgaatattgcaatatgatatggtacccacactatcaaaaggatattgcacaaatagagagtgtacaaaggtcctttacagctagaatagaagaagttaaggatcttgactactgggaaagactacaacctttaaaatcatatagtctagaaaggagaagagaacgctacatgataattcaggcatggaaacagatagaaggaatagccgaaaacatcatggagctaaaaatatcagaaagagcaagcagaggtagattaatagtgcccaaaactataccaggaaaaataaggaaagcacacaggacattaatccactatgcaccagcatcgataatgcagcgtctattcaatgcgttgccagctcatctgaggaatatatcaggagtgagcgtagatgtgtttaagaataagctcgacaaatatctaagctgcatcccagactatccaagattagaagatgcaagatataccggaagatgtactagcaactctctggtagacattagaggtgcctcacactgagggacctgtggcaacccgaacaagatgtaaggtctgtaaggtctctctctctctctctctctctctcaataataattactacttgaataatgaaactgtctctctctctctctctctctctctctctctctctctctctctctgaagagttGAAGCAGGAAGTGGGACTGTTCATCTGTGATTGACTTTTAACACAGTTTCATTTCTAAAATGACTTTAGCCGCGGGGATATTGCGATAAACTCCTCCGTTTATTTTTCCATGATTCAAATATACTTTTCCATGTTTTCAAATGTATTTCTCCATGCTTTTCTTTTGCAATAGTGTCACTTGATTGAATGCTGTCTAGAACATGAAAATGATACCGTGTTGCGTATGTACATTTTAGCCTCCTTGGAATTCACAGTTATACAGACTTATTACCGCAGGGGATATGGGCGACGGTATaaaataatcatcataaatagAGATTTCCAAAATATACAGTTGGGAATATCATATAATCATTATTAACTTACTGATTCACTGCCATTTCCTCCGCAGATTTCTCAAGTCTTGGGCCACAATGAACACCTATATGTTAAGCTGCCCCGTGGCTTCTGGAGCGCCCACGTTGTCATCGGCGTCACGGTGACTATAGAGGCCGCCCTCCTGCTTCTCACGCCCACTTGGGCTGCCAGCATGGGCTTGATGCCCCCTCTGGACGACGACGATGCCACATCAGCTTCCCGAATGGCAGGAGCTGCCTTGGCAGGTACTATTGGATTGTTGATTGTAGCAGTGCCTAGGCCTATGTGTGCGTTAAAGTGTGGTTACATACTCTATAGGCctagattgatacaaattataagTTTTGAAGGACATAATGTTCAGGGATAACTATCTCAAACAAGAGATTACTTAAATTTAAGCATTATATTACAGACTAACTCTGAGATCACGGGATTCTGTGAATAGAAAACTAAATTAAGTTAAAGTTTGATTGCACAGATCCCCGTTTTCAATTTTGTATCTTGTAATCGTGTGTTCTACGTTGCCAGGGATGCCAACGAAGACAAATTGTCTGGTGAATAGAGAAGGGATTTGTGTAATTACATTGATTTAGTAAATTGTTTGTTGATTCCTTTAGGGttgaaacaaattcgaacgtCCTGGAGAAAGGTCTGCTAGGCCGACGTACTACAATAGAGTTTAACACTTGTAGTcggtctgttattattattattattattattgttgttattattattattataatgctaGTGTATGCCGGAAGTAACCCCTCTTTTAAAcacgttttattaaaagtaattgccgtctcagctgcattaattttacaaaaattctATTAAAATAGAGGAACCTAtatgaaattaatgcagctgaggcagcaattacttttgattaaattttattattactattattgctgCAAAACAGACTTTACAAAACTCTCTTGAGTTACCAAGTGGATCTACGATCCAGACACCATTATTTCCTCGTAACTAAAACCGCCAATGCCTTCCAGGCCTGTGTGTATTCGTCTGGTCTCTCCTGGGAACGTCTGACAAGCATTACGCAAGAACCATGTTGCTTTCCATGCTCACGTACCACGTACTCGCGGTGTGTGTGGCAGGTGCAGCTGCATTAACTGGGGTAAGGAACCCTTTATTTAAGAAGTTTAGGAACTTGCATTGCTTAACCCTTCATATCCTCTTGATAGGGCAgcagataaaatcattttttcaccaaaatacttcagttaatgatacaagcatgaaatttggtagCTCCATATCTTCTCCATATGCCACTTTTTGAAAATGACCGGGTGTCCACTCAgaattccaaaatggctgccgtatttcaagatggccgctagtCAAGGATTTAACGTTTGACTCATGTGCCTCCAgtcatgtttttatgcattttagGCAGAGTCACCAAACAAAAGTTAAATGTACTATTGGTGAAaatttcatatacataaaaaaagatggcatccaatatggtagccaaaaacattaaaaatcacatctcaggattcagtaggcatggaaaaatgtcttaattttcaatataatagtttgcacatctatatataaattcaggTTGTGGTTTATCTCTAG harbors:
- the LOC135217112 gene encoding tumor protein p53-inducible protein 11-like isoform X2, with amino-acid sequence MEQDGGSVWKHSSGDLHSRLKTRKILGVGETDNGDIHRSKISQVLGHNEHLYVKLPRGFWSAHVVIGVTVTIEAALLLLTPTWAASMGLMPPLDDDDATSASRMAGAALAGLCVFVWSLLGTSDKHYARTMLLSMLTYHVLAVCVAGAAALTGENGEGTKGNRLAAITGARATMCLLCLAYFYSIAGYTPIRGQRPIGFQQHSHINKEH